From a single Epinephelus fuscoguttatus linkage group LG18, E.fuscoguttatus.final_Chr_v1 genomic region:
- the atp8b1 gene encoding phospholipid-transporting ATPase IC, which yields MSRRRADSQDSLGPDDEVMPYSDDETDDELDATSEEEPEEPPGAPQPPVEAKPSEMGWKVKANDRPYHHLPEFQKKVFLCFKKSRYSGNAIKTYKYNVLTFLPLNLYEQLKRAANLYFLALLILQVIPDISTLPWYTTLIPLVVVLGITAVKDLVDDLARHRMDKEINNRKCEVLLDGRFQESKWRDIQVGDVVRMKKNEFIPADILLLSSSNPNSLCYVETAELDGETNLKFKLGLRVTDERLQEERQLAQFDALIECEEPNNRLDKFVGTMLWQRERYPLDLDNMLLRGCKIRNTEECHGLVIFAGADTKIMKNGGKTRFKRTKIDELMNYMVYTIFVLLILVAAGLAIGHTFWYEEIGSKAWYLYDGKNQDASHRGFLSFWGYIIVLNTMVPISLYVSVEVIRVGQSKFINWDLQMYFSEKDTPAKARTTTLNEQLGQIEYIFSDKTGTLTQNIMQFKKCTIAGRSYGEPTTAEGVVLDRGRPVDWSWNRQADKKFQFMDNSLVAIVRSKKDKDATEFFKLLSLCHTVMVDNKDGELVYQAASPDEGALVTAARNFGYVFLSRTQDTITISEMGQETTYEMLALLDFNSDRKRMSIILRAPDGRIRLFCKGADTVIYERLSPNSRHKETTQTALDVFANATLRTLCLCYKDISTDEFEAWSRLHKEAQVALVNRDAALDRVYEQIESNLMLIGATAIEDKLQDGVPETIAKLAKADIKIWVLTGDKKETAENIGYSCSLLTDDMQIHYGEDVNEKLRIRQANRRNEPQTIRRGKKKPAEPFFPGSGKNALIITGGWLNEILYEKKKKRRRLRLRRLGRRPPPSSPQDGQPMNDWEKEMRQIDFVDMACECEAVICCRVTPKQKGNVVSLVKKYKKAVTLSIGDGANDVNMIKTADIGVGISGQEGMQAVMSSDYAFAQFRYLQRLLLVHGRWSYIRMCKFLRFFFFKNFAFTLVHFWYSFFSGYSAQIAYENWFITLYNLCYSSLPVLLVGLLDQDVNDKLSLRFPKLYLPGQQGELFNYKSFFVSLFHGIFVSLIIFFIPYGAFLQTMGQDGEAPSDYQSLAVVTASSLVFIVNLQISLDTSYWTFVNCFAVLGSIAIYFGIMFDIHSAGIHVIFPSVFTFTGAASNALRQPYLWLTIILTVGISLLPVICIQFLYKNIRPSIGDKIQRNRKKYEMELAEEEKKKPSAFQRGRRSRRSAYAFSHSRGYADLISSGRSIRRRPTGRGGPQDSIREAPRGEAENI from the exons ATGAGTCGGCGGCGTGCAGACTCCCAGGATTCCCTGGGGCCTGACGATGAGGTCATGCCGTACAGTGACGATGAGACGGACGACGAATTGGATGCAACCTCTGAGGAGGAGCCAGAAGAGCCGCCAGGAGCCCCGCAGCCCCCGGTCGAAGCTAAACCCAGCG aGATGGGATGGAAGGTGAAAGCTAACGACCGACCGTATCACCACCTGCCAGAGTTTCAGAAGAAAGTCTTCCTGTGCTTCAAGAAGAGCAGATACTCT GGAAACGCCATCAAGACGTACAAGTACAATGTCCTCACCTTCCTCCCTCTGAACCTGTACGAGCAGTTAAAGAGAGCCGCCAACCTCTACTTCCTGGCTCTGCTCATCTTACAG gTCATTCCAGACATTTCTACTCTGCCCTGGTACACCACGCTGATTCCCCTGGTCGTGGTGCTGGGGATCACTGCTGTCAAAGACCTGGTGGATGATCTG GCGCGGCACAGGATGGACAAAGAGATCAACAACAGGAAGTGTGAAGTCCTGCTGGACGGCAG GTTTCAAGAGTCAAAGTGGAGGGACATCCAGGTTGGAGATGTGGTTCGTATGAAGAAGAACGAATTCATTCCG GCTGACATCCTGCTGTTATCCAGCTCCAACCCAAACAGCCTGTGCTATGTAGAAACAGCTGAGCTCGATGG AGAGACCAACCTGAAGTTTAAGCTGGGACTCAGAGTGACAGATGAGAGGCTGCAGGAGGAGCGTCAGCTGGCTCAGTTTGATG CTCTGATCGAGTGTGAAGAGCCGAACAACCGCCTGGACAAGTTTGTGGGGACGATGCTGTGGCAGAGGGAGCGTTACCCTCTGGACCTGGACAACATGCTGCTGCGAGGCTGCAAGatcagaaacacagaggagtGTCACGGCCTAGTCATTTTTGCAG GAGCTGACACCAAAATCATGAAGAACGGTGGTAAGACGAGATTCAAGAGGACCAAAATTGACGAGCTGATGAACTACATGGTTTACACA ATCTTCGTGCTGCTGATCCTGGTTGCAGCTGGTCTGGCCATCGGTCACACCTTCTGGTACGAGGAGATCGGCTCTAAGGCTTGGTATCTGTACGACGGCAAAAACCAGGACGCCTCCCACAGAGGCTTCCTCAGCTTCTGGGGATACATCATCGTCCTCAACACCATGGTGCCCATTTCCCTATATGTCAG TGTGGAGGTGATTCGTGTGGGCCAGAGTAAGTTCATCAACTGGGACCTGCAGATGTATTTCTCCGAGAAGGACACACCAGCCAAG GCTCGAACCACTACTCTGAACGAGCAGCTCGGTCAGATCGAGTACATCTTCTCCGACAAGACGGGAACTCTCACGCAGAACATCATGCAGTTCAAGAAGTGCACCATCGCTGGACGCAGCTACG GTGAACCGACCACAGCTGAGGGAGTGGTGCTGGACCGAGGACGG CCGGTGGACTGGAGCTGGAACCGACAGGCTGACAAAAAGTTCCAGTTCATGGACAATTCCCTGGTGGCGATCGTCCGGTCCAAGAAGGATAAAGATGCTACAGAGTTCTTCAaactgctctctctctgccacACCGTCATGGTGGACAACAAAGATG GTGAACTGGTGTACCAGGCGGCGTCCCCTGATGAGGGCGCCCTGGTGACGGCCGCCAGGAACTTCGGCTACGTGTTTCTGTCTCGTACGCAGGACACCATCACCATCAGTGAGATGGGTCAGGAGACGACCTACGAGATGTTGGCACTGCTTGACTTCAACTCTGACCGCAAGCGCATGTCTATCATCT tGAGGGCTCCTGATGGTCGTATTCGTCTCTTCTGTAAAGGAGCCGACACTGTCATCTACGAGCGACTCTCCCCGAACTCCAGACACAAAGAAACTACCCAGACTGCTCTGGAT GTTTTTGCCAATGCGACTTTGCGGACGCTGTGTCTGTGTTACAAAGACATCAGCACAGACGAGTTTGAAGCCTGGTCCAGACTGCACAAAGAGGCCCAGGTGGCCTTGGTGAACAGAGACGCCGCCCTCGACCGCGTGTACGAGCAGATCGAGTCCAACCTGATG CTGATTGGAGCGACAGCCATCGAGGACAAACTGCAGGACGGAGTGCCAGAGACCATCGCCAAACTGGCCAAGGCTGACATCAAGATCTGGGTCCTGACTGGAGATAAGAAAG AAACGGCAGAGAACATCGGATATTCTTGTTCACTTTTGACAGACGACATGCAGATCCACTACGGAGAAGACGTCAA TGAGAAGCTGAGGATTCGTCAGGCCAACAGGAGAAACGAGCCTCAAACTATCCGTCGAGGCAAAAAGAAACCCGCAGAGCCTTTCTTCCCTGGCAGTGGCAAAAACGCTCTCATCATCACCGGAGGATGGCTG aACGAGATCCtgtatgagaagaagaagaaacgcCGCCGCCTGCGTCTGCGCCGTCTCGGAAGGCGACCGCCTCCCAGCAGCCCTCAGGATGGACAACCGATGAACGACTGGGAGAAGGAGATGAGACAG ATTGACTTTGTGGACATGGCGTGTGAATGCGAGGCGGTCATCTGCTGTCGCGTCACACCGAAGCAGAAGGGAAACGTGGTGAGTCTGGTGAAGAAGTACAAGAAAGCCGTGACGCTGTCCATCGGAGACGGAGCCAATGATGTCAACATGATCAAGA CTGCAGACATCGGTGTGGGTATCAGCGGTCAGGAGGGGATGCAGGCCGTCATGTCCAGCGACTACGCCTTTGCTCAGTTCCGTTACCTGCagcgcctcctgctggtgcaTGGACGCTGGTCCTACATCCGAATGTGCAAGTTCCTgcgtttcttcttcttcaagaACTTTGCCTTCACACTGGTTCACTTCTGGTACTCCTTCTTCAGTGGATACTCCGCACAG ATCGCCTACGAAAACTGGTTCATCACCCTCTACAATCTGTGTTACAGCAGCTTGCCGGTTCTACTGGTTGGACTTCTTGACCAG GATGTTAACGACAAACTGAGCCTGAGATTCCCAAAACTCTACCTGCCCGGCCAACAAGGAGAATTGTTCAACTACAAGAGTTTCTTTGTCAGCTTGTTTCACGGCATCTTCGTCTCActcatcatcttcttcatccCCTATGGAGCCTTCCTGCAGACCATGGGGCAGGATGGAGAAGCGCCCTCCGACTACCAGTCCTTGGCGGTTGTCACCGCATCGTCGCTCGTTTTTATTGTCAACCTGCAG ATCTCTCTGGATACCTCCTACTGGACCTTCGTTAACTGCTTTGCGGTTTTGGGCAGCATAGCCATCTACTTTGGCATCATGTTTGACATCCACAGTGCCGGGATCCACGTCATCTTCCCCTCAGTGTTCACCTTCACAG GTGCAGCATCAAATGCTCTGCGTCAGCCCTACCTGTGGTTAACCATCATCCTGACTGTGGGCATCAGCCTGCTGCCCGTCATCTGCATCCAGTTCCTCTATAAAAACATCCGGCCCTCTATAGGAGACAAG ATCCAGAGAAACAGGAAGAAGTACGAGATGGAGttggcagaggaggagaagaaaaaaccATCAGCCTTCCAGCGTGGCCGTCGTTCCCGCCGCTCTGCCTATGCCTTCTCTCACTCCCGGGGCTACGCCGACCTCATCTCATCTGGGCGGAGCATTCGACGGCGACCCACGGGCCGCGGTGGACCCCAGGACAGCATCAGAGAGGCTCCCCGGGGAGAGGCCGAAAACATCTGA